A stretch of the Terriglobales bacterium genome encodes the following:
- the motA gene encoding flagellar motor stator protein MotA: MFVIIGIVVVFGAVVGGYLMEHGHMQVLVQPAELLIIGGAAAGTVLIANPLYILKKIVGGITGVFGAPQFTKSRYVESLKMMYELLNKARKEGLVALEADVEDPAKSLVFTKYPAFLKEHHARDFVCDTMRMAVSGGVEPFDVDQMVEADMEVHHHGATQPIAALSTTADSLPGLGIVAAVLGVVITMGALGGPPEEIGHKVAAALVGTFLGILLCYGLVGPLASNMSKTADDEHAYYHVLRVVMISFMKGTPPIMAVEMARRAVPGHVRPTFQELESACKTPAAGAAATEGSEPPAAAAAAAGKAE; this comes from the coding sequence ATGTTTGTAATTATTGGCATCGTCGTGGTGTTTGGCGCCGTGGTCGGCGGCTATTTGATGGAGCACGGCCACATGCAGGTCCTCGTACAGCCCGCCGAGCTGCTCATCATTGGAGGCGCGGCGGCGGGAACCGTGCTGATCGCGAATCCGCTATACATCCTGAAGAAAATCGTTGGCGGAATAACTGGTGTATTTGGGGCTCCGCAGTTCACTAAGTCACGCTACGTGGAAAGTTTGAAGATGATGTATGAACTCCTGAATAAGGCGCGAAAAGAAGGCCTGGTAGCGCTAGAAGCTGATGTTGAGGATCCAGCCAAGAGCTTGGTTTTTACTAAGTATCCGGCTTTTCTTAAAGAGCATCACGCACGAGATTTTGTATGCGACACCATGCGCATGGCCGTTAGCGGAGGAGTAGAACCTTTCGACGTAGATCAGATGGTAGAGGCAGACATGGAAGTTCATCATCATGGGGCCACGCAACCGATCGCGGCCTTGAGCACTACGGCCGATTCGTTGCCAGGACTCGGTATTGTGGCTGCAGTGTTGGGAGTAGTCATCACTATGGGAGCGCTTGGGGGGCCACCGGAGGAGATAGGACATAAGGTCGCCGCGGCCCTGGTGGGAACATTTCTCGGGATTCTTTTGTGCTACGGATTAGTCGGACCGCTGGCCAGCAACATGTCAAAAACTGCGGATGATGAGCACGCCTACTATCACGTCCTGCGTGTGGTAATGATCTCGTTCATGAAGGGAACGCCCCCCATCATGGCGGTGGAGATGGCGCGCCGAGCTGTCCCCGGACATGTGCGACCTACATTTCAGGAACTTGAGTCGGCGTGCAAAACCCCCGCGGCAGGTGCAGCCGCGACGGAGGGGTCAGAACCACCGGCAGCCGCGGCCGCAGCGGCGGGCAAGGCGGAGTAA
- a CDS encoding diguanylate cyclase, translated as MSGLEQAEIFRAVLEALPTGVYFVDRNKKIAFWNDGAERITGYLRQDVVGRACRDDILVQGTENGSVVCAPTCPVADTIHDGQPRNTMVYIRHRAGHRILVQVRTVPIRDGRGVIIGAAESFDELRMRTQNRRQGDRMIEACIDETTDVPNHESLQSTLEEMLASLTEQQQPFGLLLVRVDQLNEFKLAHGPDAADTMLRAVAQTLKNSLRGTDIVGRWDKETLLAILPECMPSPVEELSKRVQRIAGSVSIEWWGDQLSPTVSVAGATAQKGDSISTLMARAEECLEAVVTNPD; from the coding sequence ATGTCCGGGTTAGAGCAGGCTGAAATCTTCAGGGCAGTTCTGGAAGCGTTGCCCACCGGAGTGTATTTCGTAGATCGCAACAAGAAGATCGCGTTTTGGAATGACGGCGCCGAAAGAATCACGGGGTATTTGCGGCAAGATGTAGTGGGGCGGGCCTGCCGAGACGACATTCTGGTGCAAGGCACTGAGAACGGAAGCGTTGTTTGTGCTCCCACATGCCCGGTGGCCGACACCATCCACGACGGGCAGCCGAGAAACACAATGGTTTACATACGCCACCGAGCCGGGCACAGAATCCTGGTGCAAGTCAGGACAGTTCCCATTCGGGATGGCCGGGGAGTGATTATTGGCGCCGCGGAAAGCTTCGATGAGCTGCGAATGCGGACCCAGAATCGCAGGCAGGGCGATCGTATGATCGAAGCCTGTATAGACGAAACTACTGATGTTCCGAATCATGAGTCTCTTCAGTCCACGCTCGAGGAGATGCTTGCATCACTTACCGAACAACAACAGCCGTTCGGTTTGTTGCTAGTGCGGGTAGATCAATTGAATGAGTTTAAGCTCGCCCACGGGCCGGATGCTGCGGACACTATGCTGCGGGCCGTGGCTCAAACCCTCAAGAATTCACTTCGAGGAACCGACATTGTAGGACGCTGGGACAAAGAAACTCTCTTGGCCATCCTCCCGGAGTGCATGCCGTCGCCAGTGGAGGAACTGAGTAAGCGCGTACAGAGAATTGCCGGTTCCGTTTCTATCGAATGGTGGGGAGACCAACTTTCGCCAACGGTATCGGTGGCGGGAGCGACCGCCCAGAAAGGAGACTCGATCAGCACACTGATGGCGAGAGCAGAAGAATGTTTAGAAGCAGTCGTTACCAATCCCGATTAA
- a CDS encoding SDR family NAD(P)-dependent oxidoreductase translates to MEQSLKGKVALVTGANGGLGNAVTPALLQAGALVLGVSPSVKQSDFKHPSFVALAANITDAEAAKNTVDAAVSRSGKLDIFVHLVGGFAGGKTVGDTDDVTFQRMLDMNLNSAFYLLRAVIPQMRKSKGGRIIAIGSRAALEPGAGVGAYSASKAALVALIRTVALENRDTGITANVILPGTMDTPANRQAMSKADFSKWVQPANVASLIVWLAVEAGKDVNGAAIPIYGGDL, encoded by the coding sequence ATGGAACAGAGCTTGAAGGGTAAGGTTGCGCTCGTGACCGGCGCGAACGGAGGGCTGGGAAATGCAGTCACACCGGCGCTGCTGCAGGCGGGGGCGTTGGTACTCGGCGTGTCACCCAGCGTTAAACAGTCGGACTTTAAGCACCCATCGTTTGTGGCGTTAGCAGCGAATATCACGGATGCCGAGGCGGCCAAAAACACGGTAGATGCCGCGGTTTCTCGCTCCGGCAAGCTCGATATATTTGTCCATTTGGTAGGTGGCTTCGCGGGAGGGAAAACAGTCGGCGATACCGATGACGTCACTTTCCAACGCATGCTGGACATGAACCTGAACAGCGCGTTTTACCTCTTACGCGCGGTGATTCCGCAAATGCGCAAGAGCAAAGGTGGGAGGATCATCGCCATAGGGAGCCGCGCAGCGCTGGAGCCGGGGGCGGGAGTTGGCGCATACAGCGCATCCAAGGCAGCACTGGTAGCGCTGATTCGCACCGTGGCGCTGGAGAACAGGGATACTGGCATTACGGCCAACGTAATCCTGCCGGGCACCATGGACACTCCGGCGAACCGCCAAGCCATGTCAAAGGCAGATTTTTCAAAATGGGTGCAGCCCGCAAACGTGGCAAGCCTGATCGTGTGGTTGGCGGTCGAAGCGGGCAAGGACGTTAATGGCGCCGCGATTCCAATTTATGGCGGCGATTTGTAA
- a CDS encoding TonB-dependent receptor, whose product MKTKGLFASTLCIVFALAVHAQVVTSNLQGTVTDPSGAVVANANVTAANLETGLSRTMTTNSEGFYRFNLLPRGQYEVRAAKSGFSNEALKVVLTVGDTLTANLVLKVAGQSEQVNVSSEITQVDTSSFQVAEGVSQAQIADLPVNDRNFQQLANLIPGVAPSPSYDPTKRLYGGVVAGGATARSSGISIDGGNFNDNIVGGPVGLVPEDAIQEFQVISNQFSAEYGHSSGPFVNVITKSGTNDVHGSGFLLFRHKDLQARGFFEQTKPDFDREQFGAAAGGPIIHDKTFGFFAFERNRQQKSQTVNTGGVFPQFEGAFPAPFRDLLMVAKFDHHLNAAQTFSFRGTFQRNSSTEGLRIDPNISVGGPPAASAFQKATNENISWQGTHTWVASARTLNQFVVHFNRFINNLVPTSHGINLRFPSVVIGQNASTPQNVQQDRLQFRDDVSTMGNWHGVHNLKFGTDLNPRIKYNALFDLFKNGVFIFDQDDPGIKCLPDFVNPVSCTSSIPGHLSFALKGLGSTVEKGTTTWQMAYYVQDDWKVNRRLTLNLGLRYEHESGFIDAGFHHPLEGLAPFFNSRTRETPKLDFGPRAGFAYDVLGNGHTVLRGGFGIYYDSTPWEISYIDRTFDGVKYLFGFFTPAQPSLSDPAFSAAQTPGGFAISGAVHQPYTEQYSIGVGQQLPAGIVLDATYVHVLGLHGWITRELNPGAAKFPGLGLFSSFETTNISHYNAMQVSARKNLTQNFQFQLSYTLSKAVSLSDDIFEPGVPQDSNNLFADKGPTLRDARHRFVLSGIIRLPLGFETSNIISMQSGRPFNITTGLDNNGDGHVKDRPAGVGRNAGRSASTYIWDTRLSRPFKIGERVTLSPTVDMFNVVNHANFDAESYIGALNAGCSATAINCGTLQNPGSAFGKPTDIISPARQLQLGLRVAF is encoded by the coding sequence GTGAAAACCAAAGGCCTGTTCGCGTCTACCCTTTGCATCGTGTTTGCCCTAGCAGTTCACGCCCAAGTGGTGACGTCCAATCTTCAAGGTACGGTTACCGATCCCTCGGGCGCTGTGGTGGCCAATGCCAACGTGACCGCCGCCAATCTGGAAACCGGGTTGTCGCGAACGATGACTACGAATAGCGAAGGTTTTTATCGCTTCAACTTGTTGCCGCGTGGCCAATATGAAGTGCGGGCCGCGAAAAGCGGCTTCAGCAACGAGGCGCTTAAGGTAGTGCTGACGGTTGGGGACACGCTAACTGCCAACCTGGTGCTCAAAGTCGCGGGCCAGAGCGAGCAGGTGAACGTCAGCAGTGAAATTACGCAGGTTGATACTTCGTCGTTCCAGGTGGCAGAGGGCGTAAGCCAGGCCCAAATTGCAGATCTGCCGGTGAATGACCGAAACTTTCAGCAACTCGCCAACCTGATTCCCGGCGTGGCTCCTTCTCCTTCGTATGACCCGACGAAAAGGCTATACGGCGGCGTCGTTGCAGGGGGAGCAACGGCGCGCAGTTCGGGAATCAGCATTGATGGCGGGAACTTCAATGACAATATCGTGGGCGGGCCGGTGGGGCTGGTGCCGGAAGATGCCATTCAGGAATTCCAAGTCATCAGCAACCAGTTTTCGGCGGAGTACGGCCATTCCTCTGGACCGTTCGTCAACGTGATAACCAAGTCCGGAACCAATGACGTGCACGGCAGCGGATTTCTGCTGTTTCGCCATAAGGACCTGCAGGCACGAGGATTTTTTGAGCAGACCAAGCCGGATTTCGATCGCGAACAGTTCGGGGCCGCGGCGGGCGGTCCGATCATTCACGACAAGACGTTTGGATTTTTTGCCTTTGAGAGAAACCGCCAGCAGAAGAGTCAGACGGTGAACACAGGGGGTGTGTTTCCGCAATTTGAGGGGGCGTTTCCTGCCCCATTTCGCGACCTGCTGATGGTCGCCAAATTCGACCATCACTTGAATGCGGCGCAGACTTTTAGTTTCCGTGGTACCTTCCAGCGGAACTCTTCGACCGAAGGCTTGCGCATTGATCCCAACATCTCCGTTGGTGGCCCCCCTGCAGCAAGCGCATTCCAGAAGGCAACCAATGAAAACATCTCGTGGCAAGGTACCCATACCTGGGTGGCCTCTGCACGGACACTGAACCAGTTTGTGGTGCACTTCAACCGATTCATTAACAACCTGGTTCCGACAAGCCACGGGATCAACCTGCGTTTCCCATCGGTCGTAATCGGACAGAATGCTTCTACACCGCAAAATGTGCAGCAAGACCGGCTGCAGTTCCGCGACGATGTCTCCACTATGGGGAACTGGCACGGGGTACATAACCTGAAATTCGGTACCGACCTGAATCCGCGGATCAAGTACAACGCGCTGTTTGACCTGTTCAAGAATGGCGTATTTATCTTTGACCAGGATGATCCAGGGATCAAATGCCTCCCGGATTTTGTAAATCCGGTGAGCTGCACCAGTTCGATTCCAGGCCATCTCTCGTTCGCTCTGAAAGGGTTGGGCTCAACCGTAGAAAAAGGCACGACCACCTGGCAGATGGCTTACTACGTTCAGGATGACTGGAAGGTCAACCGCCGCCTGACGCTGAATCTGGGCCTTCGCTATGAGCACGAGAGCGGATTTATCGATGCCGGATTCCACCACCCGCTGGAGGGCCTGGCACCATTCTTTAATAGCCGCACGAGGGAGACACCCAAGTTGGATTTCGGTCCGCGAGCTGGATTCGCTTATGACGTGCTGGGTAATGGCCACACCGTCTTGCGGGGGGGATTCGGAATCTACTACGACTCGACTCCCTGGGAAATCTCTTACATCGACAGGACCTTCGATGGAGTGAAGTATCTGTTTGGCTTTTTCACGCCGGCGCAGCCGAGCTTATCGGATCCGGCGTTTTCCGCGGCCCAGACCCCAGGTGGGTTCGCGATTTCTGGCGCCGTACACCAACCTTATACCGAGCAATACTCGATCGGAGTGGGACAGCAGCTGCCGGCAGGAATAGTGCTGGATGCGACTTACGTTCACGTTCTTGGCCTGCATGGTTGGATTACCCGAGAGCTGAACCCGGGGGCGGCAAAATTCCCCGGACTAGGACTCTTCAGCAGCTTCGAAACCACAAATATAAGTCACTACAATGCTATGCAAGTAAGCGCGCGCAAGAACCTGACGCAGAACTTTCAATTCCAACTTTCCTACACGCTTTCAAAAGCGGTTAGCTTATCGGACGATATTTTCGAGCCGGGAGTGCCGCAGGACAGCAACAATCTTTTCGCTGATAAAGGCCCCACCTTGCGCGATGCGCGTCACCGCTTCGTGCTCAGCGGAATCATCAGGCTGCCGCTCGGGTTCGAGACTTCAAACATTATCTCCATGCAGAGTGGGCGACCGTTCAACATCACAACCGGTCTGGACAACAATGGAGATGGCCACGTGAAGGACCGTCCAGCGGGAGTGGGGCGCAATGCCGGTCGTTCAGCCTCCACCTACATCTGGGACACCAGGTTGTCACGGCCTTTCAAGATTGGTGAGCGGGTGACCTTGAGTCCCACGGTGGACATGTTCAATGTGGTGAATCATGCGAATTTTGACGCTGAGTCGTACATTGGAGCGTTGAATGCCGGATGTTCTGCCACCGCCATAAATTGCGGCACCCTGCAGAATCCCGGGTCAGCTTTCGGCAAGCCCACAGACATCATTTCTCCGGCGCGGCAATTGCAGCTGGGATTGCGCGTGGCTTTCTAG
- the hydA gene encoding dihydropyrimidinase, which translates to MAFDSLIRGGTVVNASDSYLADVGIADGKVSAIAKELPANNARRVIDAPGKYVMPGGIDVHTHLDMPFGGTTSADDFETGTRAAAFGGTTTLIDFAIQYKGQSLRTAFDTWMAKASSKAVCDYAFHCIITDLPDARLEEMKALVREGVTSFKLFMAYPGVFMLDDASIFKAFQAAAKQGAMVCMHAENGGAIDVIVKQALAEGKTAPKYHALTRPTTAEAEATARAIALAEMAGAPVYIVHLSCNEALEKVREARDRGLPVYAETCPQYLYLSIENFDVPGFEGAKYVFTPPLREKWHQEKLWAGLQRDHLQVVSTDHCPFCFKEQKELGKGDFTKIPNGGPGIEHRLSLVYSGGVAAGRFSVNRFVELVSTMPAKLFGLYPRKGTIAVGSDADLVIFDPKREHTISAKTHHMRVDYSMFEGIKVTGTPTTVLCRGDVVIEDNSFKGRVGHGQFLRRNTQGSI; encoded by the coding sequence ATGGCTTTCGATAGCCTCATTCGAGGCGGAACCGTGGTTAACGCGTCAGACAGCTATCTTGCAGATGTTGGGATCGCGGATGGCAAAGTCTCGGCGATTGCGAAGGAGCTGCCGGCCAACAATGCTCGCCGGGTGATAGATGCGCCGGGTAAATACGTGATGCCGGGCGGAATTGATGTCCACACCCACCTGGACATGCCGTTCGGAGGAACAACCAGCGCTGACGATTTCGAGACGGGAACGCGGGCGGCAGCCTTCGGGGGCACCACGACGCTGATTGATTTTGCGATCCAGTACAAGGGGCAGTCGCTGCGAACTGCATTCGATACGTGGATGGCGAAGGCCTCATCCAAAGCAGTCTGCGATTATGCCTTCCACTGCATCATCACCGATCTGCCGGACGCGCGTCTCGAAGAGATGAAGGCTTTGGTGCGCGAAGGCGTGACCAGCTTCAAGCTGTTCATGGCGTATCCCGGCGTTTTCATGCTAGATGACGCCAGCATCTTCAAAGCTTTTCAGGCTGCCGCGAAGCAGGGGGCGATGGTTTGCATGCACGCGGAGAATGGCGGCGCGATTGATGTAATCGTTAAGCAGGCTCTGGCAGAGGGCAAGACCGCGCCTAAATATCATGCGCTCACCCGGCCGACCACCGCCGAGGCAGAAGCTACGGCGCGGGCGATTGCTTTGGCAGAAATGGCGGGCGCGCCGGTGTATATCGTCCATCTGAGCTGCAATGAAGCTCTGGAAAAAGTTCGCGAGGCGCGCGATCGCGGATTGCCCGTCTATGCAGAGACCTGCCCGCAATATCTTTATCTTTCGATCGAAAACTTCGACGTTCCTGGCTTCGAAGGCGCCAAGTATGTGTTCACCCCGCCGCTGCGCGAAAAATGGCACCAGGAGAAGCTGTGGGCGGGCCTTCAGCGCGACCATTTGCAGGTGGTCTCGACAGACCACTGCCCGTTCTGCTTCAAAGAACAGAAGGAACTGGGGAAAGGTGATTTTACGAAGATTCCTAACGGCGGCCCGGGAATCGAACACCGGCTCAGCCTGGTCTACAGCGGCGGCGTAGCTGCCGGGCGGTTCAGCGTGAATCGTTTTGTAGAGTTGGTTTCAACTATGCCGGCGAAACTCTTTGGGCTTTATCCGCGAAAAGGAACCATCGCCGTGGGCAGCGACGCCGATCTGGTTATCTTCGACCCAAAACGCGAGCACACCATCAGTGCAAAGACGCACCACATGCGAGTGGATTACTCGATGTTTGAAGGAATTAAAGTGACCGGCACCCCGACGACGGTGCTGTGTCGCGGCGATGTGGTAATCGAAGACAATTCATTTAAAGGGCGAGTAGGGCATGGACAATTTCTGCGAAGGAATACCCAGGGATCAATCTAG
- a CDS encoding TIGR03842 family LLM class F420-dependent oxidoreductase produces the protein MKFGFTLKPDLSVERIIGLTRQAEKAGFEYGWIFDSHVLWKEPYPLLTLMASNSRSLRLGTCVTNPAVRDITVTASLFATLNLISGGRMELGIGRGDSSRRVLGKPPVTSAHLEEAVRTFRDLTGGREINYEGQPTRITWAEGSPPVWIAGYGPKVLNLAGRIADGVILQFADPDLISWCVGFVRQGAREAGRDPAKIEIMAAAPAWLSSDLPAARDRVRWFPALVSNHVVDLISRYKPEELPSSLTAYVRNREGYDYRHHCEVDSDNKSFVSDDVVDRFCLVGPAKDQIAKLRQLEKVGVTQFNLYLMSGEEEKALDQFSREVVSTFQKQPAAKTASRKPA, from the coding sequence ATGAAATTCGGCTTCACTTTAAAACCCGATCTTTCCGTGGAGCGCATCATCGGCCTTACCCGGCAGGCCGAGAAGGCAGGCTTTGAATACGGCTGGATATTCGACTCGCATGTTCTGTGGAAGGAACCGTATCCGCTGCTGACGCTGATGGCCAGCAACAGCCGCTCTCTGCGATTGGGCACGTGCGTGACCAATCCTGCGGTGCGCGACATCACTGTCACCGCCAGTCTCTTTGCCACCCTGAACTTGATTTCGGGCGGCCGCATGGAACTGGGCATTGGACGCGGCGACAGCTCGCGCCGAGTACTGGGAAAACCGCCGGTGACATCCGCGCACCTCGAAGAAGCTGTGCGCACATTTCGCGACTTGACCGGCGGTCGTGAGATCAACTACGAGGGTCAACCTACGCGCATTACCTGGGCCGAGGGCTCGCCTCCAGTGTGGATCGCGGGCTACGGCCCGAAGGTCTTGAATCTTGCAGGCCGCATTGCCGACGGCGTAATCCTGCAGTTCGCCGATCCCGACCTTATTTCCTGGTGCGTCGGCTTTGTCCGCCAGGGAGCTCGCGAAGCTGGTCGCGATCCGGCAAAGATCGAAATCATGGCCGCGGCGCCGGCGTGGCTTTCTAGCGATCTCCCGGCAGCGCGTGATCGCGTGCGCTGGTTTCCGGCGCTGGTCTCCAATCACGTGGTTGATCTCATCTCCCGCTACAAACCCGAAGAGTTGCCAAGTTCGCTCACCGCCTACGTGCGCAACCGTGAAGGCTACGATTATCGTCACCACTGCGAAGTGGACAGCGACAACAAGAGCTTTGTTTCCGATGATGTGGTTGACCGGTTTTGCCTGGTTGGTCCCGCGAAAGATCAAATTGCCAAGCTGCGGCAACTTGAAAAGGTAGGAGTCACACAGTTCAACCTTTACTTGATGTCAGGAGAGGAAGAGAAAGCGCTGGACCAGTTCAGCCGTGAGGTTGTTAGTACCTTTCAGAAACAGCCCGCAGCCAAGACGGCCTCGCGCAAGCCGGCATAG
- a CDS encoding EthD family reductase: MIKVTVMYPNSEGGTFNMDYYCKKHIAMVQRLLGKALKGVAVEQGIGGMEPGSCPAFLAIGQLLFDSVDAFRSSFAPHAQEIVGDIPNYTNSRPTIQISDVKL, encoded by the coding sequence ATGATTAAGGTCACCGTGATGTATCCCAACAGTGAAGGCGGTACCTTTAACATGGATTACTACTGCAAGAAACACATCGCCATGGTTCAACGGCTCCTCGGCAAGGCGTTGAAAGGTGTAGCGGTGGAGCAAGGCATCGGCGGCATGGAGCCAGGATCGTGCCCCGCGTTTCTAGCAATCGGTCAACTGCTTTTCGATTCTGTCGACGCTTTTCGGTCGAGCTTCGCCCCACACGCACAGGAGATTGTTGGCGATATTCCAAATTACACGAACTCCCGTCCGACTATTCAGATCAGCGATGTGAAGCTGTAG